Proteins encoded within one genomic window of Brassica rapa cultivar Chiifu-401-42 chromosome A09, CAAS_Brap_v3.01, whole genome shotgun sequence:
- the LOC103842960 gene encoding peroxidase 4-like has product MAIFKIIVLLLSLSCFCQAQLSPTFYDQICPNALSTIRSSIRTAISRERRMAASLIRLHFHDCFVNGCDASVMLVATPTMESERDSVANFQSARGFEVIDEAKSAVESVCPGVVSCADIIAVAARDASEYVGGPRYAVKVGRRDSTTAFRAIADSGDLPSFRASLDDLSDLFLRKGLNTRDLVALSGAHTLGQATCVTFKERLYDNSSDIDAGFSSTRKRRCPANGGDTNLAPLDQVTPNSFDNNYYRNLMQKKGLLASDQVLFGSGASTDSIVSEYSRNPSRCDITN; this is encoded by the exons ATGGCGATTTTCAAGATTATTGTGTTGTTATTAAGCTTGTCTTGTTTCTGTCAAGCACAACTTTCTCCTACTTTCTACGATCAAATTTGTCCAAACGCTCTCTCAACCATCCGATCCTCAATCCGAACCGCCATCAGCCGTGAACGTAGAATGGCTGCTTCTCTCATCCGTCTCCATTTCCACGACTGTTTCGTTAAT ggaTGTGATGCATCGGTCATGCTCGTGGCAACTCCAACAATggagagtgaaagagattcaGTGGCAAACTTTCAGTCAGCGAGAGGATTTGAAGTTATTGATGAAGCCAAATCTGCTGTTGAGAGTGTATGTCCTGGTGTCGTTTCTTGCGCTGATATCATTGCCGTTGCCGCTAGAGACGCGTCTGAATAC GTAGGAGGTCCAAGATATGCAGTTAAGGTTGGTCGGAGAGATTCCACCACTGCGTTTAGAGCTATTGCAGATAGTGGCGACCTCCCCAGTTTCAGGGCAAGCCTAGACGACCTCAGTGATCTCTTCCTTCGAAAAGGTCTAAACACTAGAGACCTCGTCGCTCTCTCAG GAGCTCATACCTTAGGACAAGCTACGTGCGTAACATTTAAGGAAAGACTTTACGACAACTCGAGCGACATTGATGCTGGATTCTCCAGCACACGTAAGCGTCGCTGTCCCGCCAACGGTGGAGATACAAATCTAGCACCTCTAGATCAAGTTACACCAAACTCGTTCGACAATAACTATTACAGAAACTTGATGCAGAAGAAAGGACTTTTGGCGAGCGATCAAGTTTTGTTTGGAAGCGGAGCTTCTACGGACAGTATTGTGTCGGAATATAGCAGAAACCCTTCTAGATGtgatataacaaactaa